Proteins found in one Salvia splendens isolate huo1 unplaced genomic scaffold, SspV2 ctg660, whole genome shotgun sequence genomic segment:
- the LOC121790896 gene encoding uncharacterized protein LOC121790896 → MGPLTTPDPDRFSKALGLSFIGSNTSGKIWLFVEEGATFDIDCDTEQILHGRLMSHRLTSPLAISAVYAKCTRSERYPLWDRLREIAGPLEGTPWIVGGDFNTILSHRDRFGSDTNRQAEMIDFAETIEDCRLLDPGFDGADFTWAKNGLFERLDRVLVSEAWTRVFEATRVTNLPRIASDHGPVLARCKMSISTNGGKAFRFLNMWI, encoded by the coding sequence atgggaCCGCTCACAACCCCTGATCCGGACCGGTTCTCCAAGGCCTTGGGGCTATCCTTCATTGGCTCGAACACGTCGGGGAAGATCTGGTTGTTTGTGGAAGAAGGAGctacttttgatattgattgtGATACGGAACAAATCCTACATGGGCGGCTTATGTCTCACCGGCTTACTAGCCCACTAGCTATCtcggccgtgtacgccaaatgcacaaggTCCGAGAGATACCCACTGTGGGATAGGTTGAGAGAGATTGCGGGGCCCCTCGAAGGAACACCGTGGATTGTCggtggtgacttcaacaccatcctcTCGCACCGGGACAGATTTGGGAGCgacaccaaccggcaagccgagatgatCGATTTCGCGGAGACAATTGAAGACTGCAGGCTCCTCGACCCCGGGTTCGATGGGGCGGACTTCACATGGGCCAAAAATGGTCTCTTTGAACGATTGGATAGAGTGCTCGTTAGTGAAGCTTGGACCAGGGTCTTTGAGGccactcgggttacgaacctcccaaggattgcctcggaccacggCCCAGTTCTAGCAAGATGCAAGATGTCGATCTCTACCAATGGAGGCAAGGCGTTCAGGTTCCTAAACATGTGGATCTGA